In Plasmodium gaboni strain SY75 chromosome 14, whole genome shotgun sequence, one genomic interval encodes:
- a CDS encoding peptidyl-prolyl cis-trans isomerase, giving the protein MSEVYSIEPKTYGKVIIYTSLGELEILLFSNECPLACKNFIQHCLNNYYNKNEFFRVIPKFLIQTGDHTNTGLHNEYAFSKPFENEYNSRLKFLYCGCLSFANLNIDKPSNGSQFFITLDKVEYLNNKSTLFGKVAKHSIYNLLKFNNIKTNKQDKPIEDIPYIEYVKIIENPFHHLVPITNYEYNTKNDNIKNKNEYLNKTKKQKKEGNLLSFHCDGDLSDDSEMFFRGDKDQKAKHKNMSSYDKSGNVEDIKEDDHKEEDIKEDDHKEEDIKEDDNKEEDIKVDEKNNTTTEDKINILKKRTSDIEKSSRKKNKTTSSIKDIINMDEEYLKNMKKYNKMSKKEREQLSLKKLQDFDNRLKDLFSKENNDESTKHNWLNKSGLKFHIDSSNAYEFEDVKKNMVDTMEREKKNSYHSKYNSEKYLKQKNEFK; this is encoded by the exons atgtCAGAAGTGTATAGCATTGAACCCAAAACATATGGTAAGGTAATAATTTATACAAGTTTAGGGGAACTAGAGATTCTTTTATTTAGTAATGAATGTCCACTAGCTTGtaaaaattttattcaACATTGTTTAAATAATTACTACAACAAGAATGAATTTTTTAGAGTAATTccaaaatttttaatacaaACGGGGGACCACACAAATACAGGATTGC ATAATGAGTATGCATTCAGTAAACCCTTCGAGAATGAATATAACAGTAgattaaaatttttatacTGCGGATGTTTATCATTTGCTAATTTAAATATCGACAAACCTTCGAATGGAAGtcaattttttattacattaGATAAAGttgaatatttaaataataagagTACCTTATTTGGTAAAGTAGCTAAACATagtatttataatttattaaaatttaataatataaaaacgAATAAACAAGATAAGCCAATTGAAGATATTCCATATATTGAATATGTTAAAATTATTGAAAATCCATTTCATCATTTAGTTCCAATTACtaattatgaatataataccaaaaatgataatataaaaaataaaaatgaatatttaaataaaacaaaaaaacaaaaaaaagaaggaAACCTTTTATCCTTTCATTGTGATGGGGACTTAAGTGATGACTCGGAAATGTTTTTCAGAGGAGATAAGGATCAAAAGGctaaacataaaaatatgtcATCATATGATAAATCTGGAAATGTGGAAGATATTAAAGAGGATGACCATAAAGAGGAAGATATTAAAGAGGATGACCATAAAGAGGAAGATATTAAAGAGGATGACAATAAAGAGGAAGATATCAAAGtagatgaaaaaaataatacaacAACTGAAGACAAAATAAACATactaaaaaaaagaacGAGTGATATAGAAAAGTCAAGtaggaaaaaaaataaaacaacATCATCCATAAAGgatataattaatatg gATGAAGAGTATTTaaagaatatgaaaaagTATAACAAGATGTCTAAAAAGGAGAGAGAACAATTG tCTTTGAAAAAACTGCAGGACTTTGACAATCGCTTGAAGGACCTGTTTTCTAAAG aAAACAATGACGAATCTACAAAACATAATTGGTTGAATAAGAGTGGATTAAAATTTCATATTGACTCATCTAAT GCTTATGAATTTGAGGATGTTAAGAAAAAC ATGGTAGATACTATGGAGCgcgaaaaaaaaaatagttATCATTCCAAATATAACTCAGAG aaatatttaaaacaaaagaatgaatttaaataa
- a CDS encoding serine/threonine protein phosphatase 7 (part of same gene as PGSY75_1423300B~gap found within coding sequence): MESYNIEDVVMIYGHKAIIESIQNVENVKSEIQPNKIYIGKYVNKKGYSDGTYRKEKIYTTQNDELVIMCSHSSIKPYSDEESACIMIQKMFRGYQGRKSFHSFVCCTVWRKFDHIHEYITLNNHDEIYKPLIKTIKRDIKKGIIQFPSKCFSSNSNQFSRVSTTSYESSAYNENVPRLKDKIDRTFATEMFHFFLTSKE; the protein is encoded by the exons atGGAAAGTTACAACATTGAAGATGTTGTTATGATATATGGTCATAAAGCTATAATAGAAAGTATTCAAAATGTTGAAAACGTAAAATCTGAAATACAAccaaataaaatatatataggaaaatatgtaaataaaaaaggtTATTCTGATGGGACTTatagaaaagaaaaaatatatacaacTCAAAATGATGAATTGGTTATAATGTGTTCTCATAGTTCTATTAAACCATATAGTG ATGAAGAAAGTGCTTGTATTATGATTCAGAAAATGTTCAGAGGATATCAAGGAAGAAAAAGTTTTCATTCTTTTGTTTGTTGCACTGTGTGGAGAAAATTCGATCACATACACGAATATATAACCCTTAATAATCATGA CGAAATTTATAAACCCTTAATCAAAACAATAAAAAGGGATATCAAAAAAGGTATAATTCAATTTCCATCAAAATGTTTTTCTAGCAACTCTAATCAATTCTCTCGAGTTTCTACAACATCTTATGAG tCCTCTGCTTATAACGAAAATGTTCCAAGATTAAAAGACAAAATTGATCGCACTTTTGCTACAGAAatgtttcattttttcttaacATCCAAAGAg